GATTGTAGCGACAGGAGCTACAGCTCAGCGCTTAACAATTCCTGGGGCTAATGATGGAGAATTTTGGCAAAAGGGAGTTACAGCTTGCGCGGTCTGTGATGGAGCTGCTCCCATATTTAGGAATAAAGACCTTTATGTAATAGGTGGGGGGGATACTGCCGTAGAAGAGGCAATATTCTTAACAAAATATGGCTCAAAAGTCTATATAGTTCATAGAAGAGATGAGCTTCGAGCATCAAAAATTATGGCAAAGAGGGCTTTGTCACATCCTAAGATAGAAGTTCTTTGGAATAGTGTCGTAACAAAAATATCGGGCGATAATGTTGTCAAGGAGGTCGTCATACAAAATGTTGCTACAAAAGAAGAGGTAACTAGAAGTGCGGGCGGCGTCTTTTTTGCAATTGGGCATATTCCTAACACGGCATTTTTAAATGGACAAGTAGAGTGTCACCCAAATGGGTATCTTAAAGTGGTGCCTGGATCATGTAAAACAAATATTCCTGGTATTTTTGCTGCAGGGGATGTTCAGGACCATATATACCGCCAGGCTGTAACAGCAGCGGGTAGTGGCTGCATGGCAGCTCTTGAAGCAGAGCATTATTTATCTAGTCAAGAGTTGTGAAATTGCGTTTGTATTTTTACTTTCTTATTTTTCTTGTGTGTAATTCTCTTAGTTGTACAGAGCTTGCTCCTTGGTTTAGTGAAGTTTATGAGTTTGAGCCAAAGCTCATCTCTGAATATGCACATTATAGTAAGGTGAATTGTGCATCTGGAGATGTTTTTTACTCAGATCACGATTATTATTTTGATTTAAGTTTTGCTCTTACCGCTAATGAGCGCTGGAGCTTAGAAATAGAGGGGCAAACAGCCAAAACAAGGGCAAGAGCTTTTGGTATTGATTGTGCTCGCCTGACAGGGCGTTATTTATGGTTGGATGATGTAGGGGGCGATAGCTTTGTAAGCCTTGCAACAGGCCTTACATTTTCTACACCGCTCAAGCAGTCACTGCACGACATTAGTGTGTTTCATCACTGGTACTTGGATACAGAGTTGCATGTTGCAATAGGTAAGGAGCTCTCTTGTGGGGGGCCTTTCTGGTTAGATAGAGCATGGGTATTGCTAGGTCTTGGTTCTGGTACTAAAGGATCTTCTTGGTTGCACGGTATGTTAACGTTAGAAAAAAATTTATGTGATGTACATTTTTTACGTTTGGGTGGCGACTACTTAAGAGGATTCGGTACAGAAAACATTGTAAGTCCTTTTGCCTTTCAAGGCTATGCATCCGTTGCCCATGGCTCCTTTGATTTGAGTTATGGATATAGCTATAAGATTGCTTGGCTTGGAACGATGAGTCTTGATGTTGCAATGCGTCTGTATGCAAAAAATTGTCCTAGCAATGTACGTGCATTGATACTTTCTCTACTTATTCCTTTTTCTTTGTAAATAATTCTTTAAGTTGATGAATATAGATAAAATTAATAGCTTTTAAGTTTTGTGCTAAAACACCCCCCGTAAAATAGCAAATTTGTTATAGCTAAAGAAATCTGAGAAACAAACGCCTTTTGGTATTCGCATTTCACAACATCCGCTCTCATTTTTTGAGCAAGTTTTATCAGTACCTCTTTATTTAATTAGTCAATTGCCACGCCTTGTCACAGATCTTCGTTCGCGATGTCGTTAAAAAGAGTTGCCAGAAAATCTTTGAAATAGATAATCCTAAAATTAAAAAGGGACTTTTATGGTAAATCCTGTGGAAGGCATTGATAATGAATATAATAAAGCATTGGATCAGGGACTTGGTAATGCTTATTCTTCAAATTCATCTAATGCAGAAGCTAATACTCAGAAGTTTATAGCTAA
This DNA window, taken from Chlamydiales bacterium, encodes the following:
- the trxB gene encoding thioredoxin-disulfide reductase; the encoded protein is MEHKNLIIIGSGPASFTAAIYAARANLAPVVFEGFFSGPAGGQLMTTTEVENYPGFPEGISGPDLMDKFKAQAVRFGTLVLTEDVISVDFSKKPFQINGKENVFTADAVIVATGATAQRLTIPGANDGEFWQKGVTACAVCDGAAPIFRNKDLYVIGGGDTAVEEAIFLTKYGSKVYIVHRRDELRASKIMAKRALSHPKIEVLWNSVVTKISGDNVVKEVVIQNVATKEEVTRSAGGVFFAIGHIPNTAFLNGQVECHPNGYLKVVPGSCKTNIPGIFAAGDVQDHIYRQAVTAAGSGCMAALEAEHYLSSQEL